The following are encoded together in the Parabacteroides chongii genome:
- a CDS encoding pyridoxamine 5'-phosphate oxidase family protein, which yields MKTLVHTEKEHIEEIIRSCDVCYVGLADTDGTPYVIPMNFGYQNGVIYLHSAQEGRSISILERNPKVCVTFSTDHDLVFQHPEVACSYRMRSKSVIGWGKVRFEEDFDKKTEALNIIMKQYSDKEFRYSDPAVKNVKIWLVDLDEVTCKEFGAPHDKYKA from the coding sequence ATGAAAACACTGGTACACACAGAGAAAGAACATATCGAGGAGATCATCCGTAGCTGTGATGTCTGCTATGTCGGACTGGCAGATACGGATGGTACCCCTTACGTCATTCCTATGAACTTTGGCTATCAGAATGGTGTTATTTATTTACATTCAGCGCAGGAAGGCAGAAGTATCTCTATCCTGGAACGGAATCCGAAGGTGTGCGTCACCTTCAGCACCGACCACGACCTGGTATTCCAGCATCCCGAAGTTGCCTGCAGTTACCGCATGCGCTCCAAAAGTGTCATAGGCTGGGGGAAAGTACGGTTCGAAGAGGATTTTGACAAGAAAACAGAAGCGTTGAATATCATTATGAAGCAATACTCGGACAAAGAATTCCGTTATTCAGATCCGGCAGTAAAGAATGTAAAAATATGGCTGGTTGACCTCGATGAAGTAACATGTAAAGAGTTCGGGGCTCCACACGATAAATACAAAGCATAA
- a CDS encoding TlpA family protein disulfide reductase → MKANVLMKCTLFLVLAGLLQSVRAQLPAAEYQPGTAILTGDIKNFNPDQNLDIRCAAPNLIMMRTDPIFIQPDSSGHFRQSVVLKYTTQVRVKIGKDYLYLLMSPDNQEYHLSIEANEKGSKMPIHISGPYAEINNSFNFKLKRLAVNMFVPTTCDLTPDQYKGKCLQDLNKINTENNSLPDICPEAKKLMELTNAFECLDNLCSCKYAIIYSRMQKDSLQRMEAFGLYKDFRLPDNYFDFLKEIPLNEPDALLCYNFSSAIPFPGYYDTYVDEDEYNKYILANAPMSQEEKEMIKDFLAKKYTTDNYPKVNEVMAISMKYQYIYQKKREKDLAELKKQLPLLTGEEHPMIMELADIRFARFLFMDFKPLTPEYEAYYKQSLTNPLCIALLNDANDSMKPKKKTQPKAGFILRENPDCAADQVLNAIIEKNKGKIQLIDMWATWCGGCRQTIKEYEPLKKDFPNVAFVYLTNETSPLELWKTLIPDIAGEHYRLGAEQWGYLWNRFKLQGVPYYLIIDEKGEIKDQFIYTNKKEAQKKLSELVNR, encoded by the coding sequence ATGAAAGCAAATGTATTAATGAAATGTACCCTGTTTTTAGTATTAGCAGGTTTACTCCAATCAGTCAGAGCCCAGCTACCCGCCGCCGAATATCAGCCGGGAACAGCCATCCTGACAGGGGATATAAAGAATTTCAATCCCGATCAGAACCTGGACATCCGCTGCGCTGCTCCCAACCTGATAATGATGCGGACAGATCCTATTTTCATACAGCCGGACAGTTCCGGTCATTTCCGTCAGTCCGTCGTACTAAAATACACGACTCAGGTAAGGGTTAAAATAGGAAAAGACTATCTGTACCTGCTGATGTCGCCCGATAATCAGGAATATCACCTTTCTATCGAAGCAAACGAAAAAGGGTCAAAAATGCCTATCCATATTTCCGGACCATACGCAGAGATCAACAATAGTTTCAATTTCAAACTGAAACGCCTGGCAGTAAACATGTTCGTTCCAACCACCTGCGACCTCACTCCCGACCAATACAAAGGGAAATGCCTGCAAGACCTGAATAAAATAAACACAGAAAACAACAGCCTTCCGGATATATGCCCGGAGGCTAAAAAGCTGATGGAACTGACCAATGCCTTCGAGTGTCTCGATAATTTATGCAGCTGCAAATATGCAATTATTTATTCCCGCATGCAAAAAGACAGTCTGCAACGTATGGAAGCATTCGGATTATACAAAGACTTCCGCTTACCCGACAATTATTTCGACTTTTTGAAAGAGATACCTTTGAATGAGCCGGATGCCTTGTTATGCTATAACTTCAGTTCGGCTATTCCTTTCCCAGGTTATTACGACACATATGTAGATGAAGATGAGTATAATAAATACATACTGGCAAATGCTCCGATGAGCCAGGAAGAAAAAGAGATGATCAAAGACTTTCTCGCTAAAAAATATACTACTGACAATTACCCTAAAGTAAACGAAGTAATGGCTATCAGCATGAAATACCAGTATATTTACCAAAAGAAACGGGAAAAGGACCTGGCAGAACTAAAAAAACAGCTCCCATTATTGACCGGAGAGGAACATCCGATGATCATGGAACTCGCCGACATCCGGTTTGCCCGTTTCCTCTTCATGGATTTCAAACCGTTAACCCCTGAATATGAAGCATATTACAAACAGTCTCTCACCAACCCACTATGTATCGCCTTACTGAACGATGCCAACGATAGCATGAAACCCAAAAAGAAAACCCAGCCCAAAGCCGGCTTCATCTTACGTGAAAATCCCGATTGCGCAGCCGATCAGGTGTTGAATGCCATCATCGAAAAGAATAAAGGGAAAATACAACTAATCGATATGTGGGCTACCTGGTGTGGCGGCTGCCGACAAACGATCAAAGAGTACGAACCTTTGAAGAAAGATTTTCCAAACGTCGCATTCGTCTATCTGACCAACGAGACTTCACCACTTGAATTATGGAAAACGCTGATCCCCGACATTGCAGGCGAACATTACCGGCTGGGTGCCGAACAATGGGGCTATTTGTGGAATCGCTTCAAACTGCAAGGTGTTCCTTATTATCTGATCATCGATGAAAAAGGAGAGATCAAAGACCAATTCATCTACACGAACAAGAAAGAGGCTCAAAAGAAATTAAGCGAATTAGTCAACCGTTAA